The segment ggggggggctcagggcagggatgcagggaggagtgtgggagggggctcagggcagggagttggggtgcagctgGGGTGCGAGgcacagcagggggctcagggcagggggttgggtcgcaggaggggtgtggggtgtggcaggggctcagggcaggggtcagggtgcagcaggggtgcgaGGCACAGCAGGGGgatcaaggcagggggttggggtgcggcagggggctcggtgcaggaggggtgtggcaggggattggggtgcggggtgcaggaggggttcggggtgcaggctccagcctggcaccacttacctggagtggctcctgGGTGGCAGCGGTGTGcagcggggctagggcaggcttCTAGCCTGCCCCTAGCCCCcgcaccactcccggaagtggccggtaCCACGTCcctgtggatgggggggaggaggcagagggctccatgcgctgcccttgcttgcaggtacctcccctgaagctcccattggccatggttccccgttcccggagccctctgtcccccctcccccagggcctgcagggcctgcagcctgcagGATGCAGTGCTGGCCACTTCAGGGAGTGGCGCAGGGCCTGTGGCACCACGGGGCTGGCAGACCTGCGGGCCAGATCCAAACTCCtgatgggccagatctggcccgcaggccatagtttgccaacCCTGCTATAGTGCCTCCTATACAATGATTATCTGAAAGCATTTTGCAAGCAATAATGAATTTACTCCAACACCCTATAGAGTAAATCTTTGTATTCCCATTTTGAAGATGGGTCACTAGAGTCAAAGCTTGAGACCAGCATTTGCAAACTTGGGTACTTAAAGTTAGACCCTATAAACCATTTTTAAGCTTCTGAAtaaaagtggcttgatttttcagagttgTTTCACAGCTTCTAATGAGTGGCTTATGTACAAATAAAAATCGAATCTGTGCACACAATTGGCACTCCATTTCTATCACCAGCCCTACGAAGTCatggccccattgaagccaaaagcaaagctcccactgacttcaacagggccaggactTCTCCCCTGTTTTTAGGAAGTTAGCTTCTGATCCTAGTTCATGGAAGTCAATGCCTGTCAGTGGGTGCAGGATTAGACCCGTATTGGTTAACATCAGTCCAAGAGATCTCAGATATAATTTTGCTGTATATGAGCTTTGAACAATAGGGACTGCATAAACaggaaaattataaaaaaaaaaaaaattctgatctcCACGACATGGACAACATCATTTTATATGGTTGTACATCATCAAGCAAATGGGACCTCAGTCCTAcagcaatagaaataataatttgTTGTTGCTAAATAAATACTGAAGAAATTCGAAATTAAACCTATTTTTCTTCCCTAGAATTAAGTCCCTCCAAATACATGTAAATGGGAAACAAATTCCAGAGAAAATCTGGTGCACACACTATGCTAAACATCAAAAATTCTTGTGTATAATAAGAGTGAGCAAGAAAGCAATTTTTCAAGACAGCTTTTCTGACCTCCATTGATAAGGATCAGCCTGAAGGAAACacagtgtgacactctgtatctcgagggaacacccagcacccgcatgttcatccttgtaatatgattgcgtggtatccaatgcaaagtctgtcatgttgggtgtcttcggaaggctcataatgcactgagcattgttgttatagtgatgttctAGTGATTGTTGTTATAATAATGTTATAGGTTGCATAAGCAtcaacttcccctctgcctggtgggtgctcgataccccccacacccctggccctgcctcttcccgtccctgcattgccctcaccccacccccattccacccccttcctccaagtccccgtccctgccctgcctctactccgcctcctcccccgagcgaaccacgtccccgctcctccccttccctcccagaaagtcctaagcaccaccaaacagctgttaggcagcagggggcgggaagtgctgggagggagagggcggagcagggatgcggcacactgggaggggaggaaaaggaggatAGGAGTGGGGAGCTTGGTTGCCGGTGGGTGCAgtgcacccgctaatttttcccttttggtgctccagccccggagcacccacagagtcagcacctatgataggttgtaatttcatgtatatggttatgaggctgaaaatgtgtcctcatgttTTAAAACAAgaccaggcaaaaactctccaagagcagagcggcagttcacacctcatcagggcatgtatagGACAAACTCAGCccacctcacaggaacaaaggacactggcctaggcagcaacaaaggatctcttgaactctcaagtgagtcaccccctttcctttggtcagtttgggactacgatgaggtaatgctcacctgaccctgaagggggGTGCAAAGGCAAGAGGGAAgagagaacatgataaaagggagagatacttgccatgctcttcctctctcttccacctccatccacagacaccaccaccaagcgactgaagcgctgatcaaaggggagagcctggctgaagggcaaccagacagcctgtggtgagaagcatctaagtttgtaagggcattgaaagtgttaagatcagcttacaatgcgttttgcttttatttcatttgaccaaatctgacttatgctttgatttataataacttaaaatctatctttatagttaataaatctgtttattctacctgaaggagtgcgtttggtttgaagcgtgtcagagactccccttgagagaacaagcctggtacatataaatttctttgttcaattgatgaactcatataagcttgcagcatccagcgggcataactgggcactgcaagacggaggtccctagggttgtgtctgggaccagagatattgactagtgtcattcggttgcaagtagctgggagcagcttacatgccaaaGGCTGTCTGTGAACAGCGCAGGAGTGGGGGtgctcacagcagagcagggtaaggttggctcccagagtcaaggactggAGTGACCTACCAGATCACCAGTCCAcacaacaccagaggggaacgtcacacagTCACTGCATTTTTAAAACTAGCATTTGAAAACTCTACTTCCTGTTTACTGGTGATACTTCTGCAGATTCATTTTTCAGGCTATTTCAGCTATATGGACTATGCTTTTGAAAACAAGGAAGCTGTGCAAAATCTAGATTTACCAAGCATCAGAATCTtgcaatcatttttttttttactttatgaAATCATTTTGGATCATTATTTGCTTTTCAGTATACAGTATCTTAATTTTTAATCTTCATTAACAGAAACAGTTACTGTATTGTTTCTTCAGAAAAGAGCCTGAAGTAGATGGACAATATGTATAACAAATGTGCTGCAGATCGAAACATGACTTCATCCACATCGGACTTGGGTTCAAAATTTTCATTGGTTACAATGGTATTTCTGGGAATTCTTATGGGTTTGATAGCTCTTATTACAGTGCTTGGAAATGGCTTGGTCATCCTGGCTTTTTTGGTGAACAAAGATCTTCGGCATCGGAGTAATTATTTATTTCTTAATCTTGCCATTTCAGACTTTTTAGTGGGTAAGTTACGATAATGAAGCAAATGTAATATTCATTTTATAGTTTACGGCAAAGAAAGATTTATTTCATTATGCTGTTTCTCTTAAGCAAATTTTCTGAACATATACCTAAGATCAGATAATGGGGTGGAAGCTGCATAAAGTACTTTAGCAGGCTATTagttctcagaaatgtattagAAAGAGAAACCGATCTTTTAGCAATGTGAAAGATGTTTGGTCCAGAAAAGAGAGCAACTATTCTATGTAGAATGGATGTGAAACCATTGCTGCCTAGGGGTTATTGTTTGTAACTGGTTTTAATTAACCTCCACTCATCTTTAAAACTTGGAATTTTTGCTTTTCATCATAGATTGTCAGATGGAGCACAGTATATGTTAACCAGTAGATCTTGTATATATTGCAAATTCCATTCAGTTTTTCTGTATTTGGTTGAAATTAACTAGTAGCCAAAAGTTTAAGAattacaaattattttttccaggAGTACATACGCTACATCATTCCATTTACTGAGTCAGCCAACTGACTAGCGCTAGGCAGTTTTTGCAAGTATTCTACTGTTCATCTCTGTATCTGGCTGCAGGCTTAAGGACATATGAAAAGAATAAATAATCAATTATTAATCATTTCAGCGGGTtgatgccacacacacacacacacacatgcacctttTAAAAAACTATGcttgaaataaattaaaattgaTTGTTGGAATCCAAAATTATTCCACTATAGCATTTAAACAAATATGTAGAAGAGTTATCATTGGTAGAAGATAATTAAATCATTGTAAACGCAGAACAATAGTTTTTAACAAGAGTTAATATTTCAagaatgttaaatattttttgaagGCACAACTGAATTTTCTGTAATTAACATATTTACATCCTGCTTATTTTACTTAAGCAATAACACAAGATCAGCAATGAAGTTCTGGGTGATTGTTGTATGCCTCAGGTGGTATTCAGAGGCATGAGGCTGAAGACCTAGGGCTACAGCCACAAAAAGGATATAAGCTCCTCGCTGCAATGCCTGTCTTTAGGTGTCCTGCTGCCCACTGGATCCTCAGCCCCGAGTTAGGTgtctaggctccctatacaatgcacgGGGTGAGATGGGTGCCTAGGAATGGGATTCtcagaagccagcatgctgagcaaGAAACCACTTAAGCTAATGAGGAGTGAAATGCTGAAGAGAGGTGTATGCTTTAAATTCCATCCCtcaaagggaattaggcacctaagtctggatcagaggcaggcacctaactccacttgcgattcacagctgtgaacccctcctggagttaggcacctaaaccaggTCAGAGATTGAGAGAAACCTATCTCAGAATGctctatagcccagtgattagggcacagAGTTATGAAACtgaggttcaagtccttgctctgaatcaggcagagtaaGGATCTGAGTTGCAGTCTCCCGTATCccatgagtgctctaaccactggtctATTGTGTATAATTGAGGGTGATAGTTCCTCCTCTGTTTTGGACAGGGCCTGATGCAGTAGGCTTGCTTGTAGGCAGCCTCTCAAaatgcctactggatcaggccccataggTGAGGTAGGCAGGGGAATGCAGTTTCAGGATCCCAACGTGGCTTAGGTGTGAGCTGGGCATCAGAACTTAGGTAGCTTTGCACATGCGTACCAAGAAATGTAGGTGCCATGGGGACTTTGCTCATGGAAACTTAGGCACCTCAGGAATTTAGGCAccttaaatccctttgtggatctagaccAGGgtttggcaaactttttggccgagggtcacatctgggtatgaaaattgtattgcaggccatgaatgctcatgaaattggggttggggtgcaggagggggtgagggctctagctgtgggtgcgggctctgtggtggggccagaaatgaggagttcagggtacgggagggggctctgggctggtgtagggggctggggtgtgggagcgagatcagggttggggaaggggtggaggctctgggcttacctcaagcagctcctggaagcagcagcatgtcccccctctggccaatgggagctgcgggggtggtgcttggggcggtggcagtgtgcggagccccctggctccccCTAAACATGGGacccggaggggggacatgctgctgcttccaggagccttgGCACGCGTGTGTGGAGCGGCCTCCAACCCCGGTCCCCGGCTGGAGCgtgggagcagggcaagccccagaccctgttcCCCAGCAGGAGATAGAGGGCAGGATTAAACTGGCTGGAGGGttggatgtggcccccgggccatagtttgcacacccctgatctagaccctAGTGCTCTAGTGTACTGTACTGATAAGTAAAGGAGCCCTAGGAATGCACAGTGTCATATTgctgtaatacattttaaaaggaacTAGTCTTTGCTCCTCAGAACATAACAGCATTAATGGGGATAATTTAAATGTTAGATTTATGACATACACAATATATACTCCTATAATATGCACTGTTTGGGAAGGGGTGCATTTTCAGTGCTGGGAATTAGCTGAAGAGCTCCCATTAATGGGGTTCTGGTTCTGGTCCCACCCAGACTTCAGGACCTGGAGCTATCAGGCTGGGAATGCTGTAGATATTGTGTACTCAATCCACTGAAGAGCAGGGAACACTTCTCAGCTTTCAACAGTAACCCCACTGGCCATATAAGAAGCAGTGTTTATGGACTCCAAAGGAATGGTGGCTGAGATGGCAGGTTTCAGAGACAAGAATGGGAGCATAAGTTGCTCATAAGTATTTCAGAGGGATTTAATGAGGCTTTATGCTGAGCCTCTgccaggagtgaatttcatcccCCAAAGAATAATATAGGAGCAGTTCATGCTGTACAATTTGGCAGTGCTAATATTTGAACTACGTATTACAAACAGTATACAAATTATATGAACTATATATGTCAAAATGTGTTGCCAACATTATCCATGCACAGAATAGAGATTGATGCTAACAGACAGTCATTATTAATGTAAATTAATCAAATGGTTCTGCATGCAAATTATAGAAGTTGACATGTACCAGCTGGATATTTATTAAGAGAGACTGTAAGGACCTTATTGTGAGTTGTGTGCAACTCACTGTTTCCAACAGTATTATCATGGTCTTGTATAGTAGCATGTGTTATTTCAAGACAACTTATTTAATTTACTATGTGGTGGTAGCATCCTACCGAAATATTATCCTTCAGGAATGTGACACACTGACAGGTATTGCAGCAAATTTATATGAGTTGTAGAGGAACCATATTAATAAAAGACTTTGCAAGCATTGTCCAGTGGGATCACCACACGCACTGAAATATAGTTATAGGGCAGGAGGCAGagtcaaaatatttctttttcaatTAATTAGAAAGCcccctaatttttaaaaaagtagaaaCCTAatgttaggttcctaaatccatacAGCCACCTAAACAATTGGcctatttttcaaaagtgctgagcacccagcagctcctacTGAGGTGAATGCTATTTTACGTGAATAGGTGTATATATGTGTAGGGTGATCTCAATGGGATTCATGTGGCCATTCAGCTCTTTTGAAACTCAGACCACTTATGATCATGCCTAAATATGATGTAGCAGCTtagctgtacagtaactcctcgcttaacgttgtagttatgttccttaaaaatgcaactttaagcgaaatgatgttgagcaaatccaatttccccataagaattaatgtaaataggaggggttaggttccagggaaattttttcaccagacaaaagactatatatatatatacacacacacacacacacacacacagtataagttttaaacaaacaatttaatactgtacacagcaatgatgattgtgaagcttggtgaggtggtggagtcagaggatgggatatttcccagggaatgccttgctgctaaatgatgaactagcactcggctgagcccaagggttaacacattgttgttaatgtagcctcacactctaccaggcagcacaaatggagggactggagacagcatggcagacagagacacacacaatgtgggtgagaagagagagagagagagagagagagagagagagagatgcgcattaaccctttaagtacgctgacaccACTTTTTAAGtaaatcagcaagttgagacagcagctgctgctagcaagctccctccatcctgagccctgttatgtcccccctttctctatggagatggggtaagtggggtgcaggagcaggggggtgagggacaccctgacattagcacccctctttccccacccctgcactgcagaaggctcccgggagcagctccaaggcagagggtaggagcagcacattgcagtgaggggagggacagctgaactgccggcaattgatagcctgctgggcagctgctgcacagggaacttaggggagtgggaagctgataggggggctgcctgtccaccctggttccaagcccccaccagctagctccaatgggctgctctttctgcaagcagtggacaaagcaggcggctgccaaacaatgttataaggagcattgcgcaactttaaacgagcatgttccctaattgatcagcaatgaaacaacattaaccgggatgactttaagtgaggagttactgtagctcCTATTTTTGAAACTTTTGGTTTAGGAGATTAGAGAGGGTACCATATTTTGAGTTGTCATAAATGTCCTGATGGGGCACCTTGATTTTCAGCCCGTTCCCAAGATAGCCCTTTCTGCAGACCAGTGCTTTCCATTTTCCAGTGCAATGCAGAGTCATTAGTTCACTGAACCAGGAGAAGGAGAACCTCCTACTGAGCCATCTATACCACTCCAAGCAGTGTCCAATGCATGTTCCGAATATGTAGCACCTCTTTTCATCAGAGTATTTAAGTCATTCCACTTTAGCCTTTAAAACCTTAGGTACCAGTCCTGCTTCCTTTACCGATGGCATTCCATCTAATTCTGGGACTGGCATAGAGGTGAAACCAAGAGTGTCCATGTTGAGATCCAGGGCATTGGACTCCACATTGACCACCCTCCCATCTGTATTTGCTGTTCCATAGCTCAGGCCTTCTGCACAGACCTGTTCTTCTCAGTGGTTGACAGTTTTTTCAGAGACTTTTGTTTCTAGGTTTAAGCAGAGAGCTCCAAGTCCCCTCAGGCTGCCTTAATGTTTCCTACTTTCCTTTCAAATTTCCTGTGGGCCTGAAATCTTCTGAGTCAGTAAGAAGTGTTAGAAACAGACAACTCACATCTTGTCCATCCTGTTTGCTAACTAAGGATGCGAAATTGCAAGTGAGGACACCATTTTCAAACTTATATGTGTAAAGATAGGTTCTTAACTCCATATCGAGACATCTAAATAAAAgtaacctgatttttcagaggtccTAAGCATCATCTAATCCCATTGAAGATGATGAGAAGTACAGGTGTTCATCATCTTTGAAAAGCAGACTTAAGTGCCTACATGTGGTTTTAGGAACCTAAATTTAGGTTTAGCATGGATGTTGAGATTGCTTCATGTGTGTTCCAGTCTAATACCTTATCAGCTCAGTGCCAAAAAGGGGATTATGATCAGTGGAAAATGCTAGGCTGAGTATGTATAGGAAACTATAAAATCTTTTTATCTTTTGTTGTTGGCTccgttcactgttcccagccaatgagagctgcgggaagtgatgggccacagggatgtgctggctgccgcttcccggaGCTCCCATTAAACGGGatcggtgaaccacggccactgggagctgcggggggccgtgcctgtggataGTCAATGTCAGCacaatgtctcgcggcccgcgatcagattaccctgatgggctgtatgtggcctgtgggccgcaggttgcccaccactggctaGCTACTCTTTCCTTTAAGTTGTGATCAAAGTCTGGAAAATACTAATAATAAGTGCTATATTATGCCTGCCAGAGCATTAACAGTGCATAAAAACATTGTGGAGATCAAGTGTAAGGAACCCATTAACTAATTTCATGAGAACACAAGAACTTCAATCTGTAAATTCCAATCTGACGTTTTTTTAATTGGGTACCACAAAAATTGTTCTGTGTTCTtgttagtacacctctaccccgatataacgcgacctgatataacacgaatttggatataatgcggtaaagcagagctccaggggggcggggctgcgcactccagtggatcaaagcaagttcgatataacgcggtttcacctataacacggaaagattttttggcttccgaggacagcgttatatcgaggtagaggtgtaccatctGCAGTCCTGACTATAACAACTTGATTGTTTATTTATGATTTTTCTCTATAGGTGCATTCTGTATCCCCCTGTATATCCCTTACATCCTGAAAGACAAGTGGATGTTTGGAAGACCTCTCTGCAAACTCTGGCTAGTTGTAGACTATCTTATGTGCACAGCTTCAGCCTTTAGCATCGTCCTTATCAGCTATGATCGGTTCCTGTCAGTTACTAAAGCTGTGAGTAGAACATTCATAGTTAGCTTTGCATGTCTCATGATGTTTAGATGTAATTGTGTATTTATGATAATACTTAACacttatataacacttttcatccatagattggAAGGTACTTTACAAAGGTGGATAAGCATTATCCAACAAAgaatttaagtgacttgtctaaagtCAATTAGTCAATGGCAGAATTGGAAATAGATTTCCAGACTCCCAGGCCAGTGACTTTGGCTAATCTAAATTATAGGTGGCACATGTAATaatgcctatagttaaggttgcctgacattaTAAGATCCTATTTTCATGtaacttataactttgccaaacttttgcCATCCAGGCTGAAGTTTTCTGTGTTGGCTGTCTTCCTCAGGGTGAATTTTTTTGCTGATGTTGAAAGTTTCAGCTAACAGTTCAGTCATTTCTCAGAATAAGGATAGGGATAATACTTTGTTTTGACAATGATAAAATTTTTTTTGAGTGTTTCGTTCAGAAGCTCTAGCTCCTCCGTTCATTGGAGCAGAAACTTGAAATTTGGTATGACGGTTGCCCGACTTTCAGGAGCGTGTTTTTTGCTATTCCTGTGAAAATTGGTCCAACTTAAGAGCCTCTGAAAATCTGTTTGCACAGGCTCGGTAGAGAATTGTTAGTTTGGCAACTAAATTCTCTGACAATTCCATCTACAGTGAACATCTTGCAGGGGTGGAGCAGGTCTTTTACTGCAATTGCTGCATATGGACGCTGGGAGTAGGCCTGCCCAAAACCAAAGGCCCACACCCTCTGCTAAGAGGGAGgattggaaggtgtgtagtgaatgggGCAGGTGATGGCAGGAATAGAAAGGAGGGTCTCCcagttaaggcagttgaatgctgtccTGGGAAcgtggattctatccctgcctctgccacagagctcATATGTGAtactaggcaagtcacttacaccagacttttcacaggtggtcacttaACTGTGTATTCTTCACTGTCTGTGTCCCAAACTGAGACACctgggatctgatttgcagagtcctgagcactcacagctatagctgaagtcaatgggagctgtacttTGAACAAACAAAGTATTATAAAATGGACggttctctgaaaaaaaaaatcagtccatAGGCACTTTGGACTGTGCACCCAAAATTGGATACTTTTGCcattgtctctgtgcctcagctccccatctgtaaaatcggaataataataatactgtctCACTTCCCaggtgaagcactcagatatagTGATTAGCACCACAGACAAGCCCATAAGGAAATTactaattctgtcttcagagcagggtttgaatagtgtgcagtaaatacgGCCTGGGGCCAGTCACTGAAAAATGAggaaaagccccccccccaaaatattgaAAGCTGCTCATTCAGGAAATATCATacatcctgtgcactgagtgagttggggtcctgtggaaaaaatagtgtgaGATAATGTTATTAAAGACTATGTCATAATGCTTACACACAAGGGATCTGAATTGAGGTTGCACTGGCAACTTTTTTTGCTGCtggatacttaaaaaaaataaaatgtggtaAGGCATAAAAATCTAAACAACTAAAGGAATCTGAGCGGCCATTTAAATGATAAAGAAAGTACCATAACACAACATCTAAATGATTGAATTTCCTTCCTTTAAGAAATATAAGGagatctgggggcggggggatacATTTTATTCTAtggcaaagaaaaacaaatattcacATTTAGATACTATCTAGTGCTTGGAAGCAGTCATGGTTACTTTTCTATTACAGTGGGAGtaaccctccacccccaactctTAGTTCACCTCTGAGATTCAATGTTTTCATGAATCAGAAGCTGACTCCTGGTTATTTCCTTATTGTAGTGGTGATGCCATCAAACCATTTCTATTACTCATTCATTCATTCCAGTGGATGGTGTATCCATCTCAAATTTCCCACCAAATCTCAAGCATACAGTAGGCTATAGTGCTTGAGCCCAAGATTAATAAAGTTTTTCAGGGCTTTATATAAACACAGATGTTCCGGACATCTGGAGACCTACAGTACAAATATTATTCTTAATTTCCCAGAAGTTTTTACAAAGTACTTATACTAGTTATAAAAAGAACACAATGTGTGACTGACATGGGGTCTTTTAATTTTACTTCTAGGTGACATATAGGATTCAACAGGGAATGATGTCAAAGACTATTGTTAAGATGGTGGCAGTCTGGGTCTTTGCATTCTTAATCTATGGCCCTGCAATCCTCATTTGGGAACATGTGGTCGGCAACAGCATCATACCCGATGGAGAATGCGACGTTGAATTCTACTACAACTGGTACTTTCTCCTGTGTGCCTCAACCTTTGAGTTCTTCACACCTTGTATCTCTGTGGCCTATTTCAACATGCGCATCTACTGGGATATACAAAAACGCAAGAGAAACAGGCTCCTGAGCACAGTCAGCATCAGCAAACAGGTGTCTGTACCTCCAACAGGAAAGAATGTCTTGATGGCTGACCATTGCTCTTTGAAGGAAGAAGCTTCTTTTCCTGATTCAGAAACAGAGGACAGTCTTTCTACTACTTCCAAGACACAGGTGCAGTCACAGGTGACTGACAGTTCACATCGGTCCAGAGGCTATTCCATAACCCCTGACAATGATCAGTCAGTAGCCCTCAGAGTGAATACCAGGTCAAAATTGAACAGGGACAAAAAAATTGCTAAGTCACTTGCCATAATTGTCTGTGTCTTTGCCATTTGCTGGGCACCATATTCATTACTTATGATAATTCGCGGAGCCTGCTGTGGAGAGTGTGTCAACGAAATCT is part of the Chrysemys picta bellii isolate R12L10 chromosome 2, ASM1138683v2, whole genome shotgun sequence genome and harbors:
- the HRH4 gene encoding histamine H4 receptor, producing MDNMYNKCAADRNMTSSTSDLGSKFSLVTMVFLGILMGLIALITVLGNGLVILAFLVNKDLRHRSNYLFLNLAISDFLVGAFCIPLYIPYILKDKWMFGRPLCKLWLVVDYLMCTASAFSIVLISYDRFLSVTKAVTYRIQQGMMSKTIVKMVAVWVFAFLIYGPAILIWEHVVGNSIIPDGECDVEFYYNWYFLLCASTFEFFTPCISVAYFNMRIYWDIQKRKRNRLLSTVSISKQVSVPPTGKNVLMADHCSLKEEASFPDSETEDSLSTTSKTQVQSQVTDSSHRSRGYSITPDNDQSVALRVNTRSKLNRDKKIAKSLAIIVCVFAICWAPYSLLMIIRGACCGECVNEILYNITFWLLWLNSSVNPFLYPLCHVRFRKAFMKILCPKRFVI